A single region of the Silene latifolia isolate original U9 population chromosome 8, ASM4854445v1, whole genome shotgun sequence genome encodes:
- the LOC141595292 gene encoding uncharacterized protein LOC141595292: MVGRLVNWVAINKESLWVKWVNANYLKGREWKEYAPTSNSSWVWRRICRVNQRLAAGYLQGIWQVQPSGYTPAGCYEWLRGTRPKVEWSTAVCDNWSLPKHRFLGWLIAHNSLHTNSRLMSFGMDVDGQCVLCGLAKETYQHLFFACA; the protein is encoded by the coding sequence ATGGTTGGAAGACTTGTGAATTGGGTAGCTATAAACAAGGAGTCCTTGTGGGTGAAATGGGTGAATGCTAATTACCTGAAGGGGAGGGAATGGAAGGAATATGCACCAACAAGTAACTCCAGTTGGGTGTGGAGGAGGATCTGCAGAGTGAACCAGAGGCTAGCAGCTGGGTACTTGCAGGGGATATGGCAGGTGCAACCGTCTGGTTACACTCCTGCTGGCTGTTACGAGTGGCTCAGAGGTACAAGACCCAAGGTGGAGTGGTCTACAGCTGTTTGTGATAACTGGAGCTTGCCTAAGCACAGGTTCCTGGGATGGCTCATTGCTCATAACTCTTTGCATACAAATAGCAGACTTATGAGCTTTGGAATGGATGTTGATGGACAGTGTGTCCTCTGTGGGTTAGCAAAAGAGACGTATCAGCATTTATTCTTTGCGTGTGCCTAG